The Primulina eburnea isolate SZY01 chromosome 13, ASM2296580v1, whole genome shotgun sequence genome includes a region encoding these proteins:
- the LOC140810969 gene encoding uncharacterized protein gives MSKKNDLARRKRLHEYELRKEKEEKEKREKKLHAKKNKMKVDGSSSKKKKGGSGFQVGKKKLKTKLKTKLTSLEKAKAAQAMEIDN, from the exons ATGTCGAAGAAGAATGATCTTGCTCGCAGAAAAAGGCTGCACGAATACGAACTAAGAA AAGAGAAAGAAGAGAAGGAGAAGAGGGAGAAGAAGCTTCATGCCAAGAAAAACAAGATGAAG GTTGATGGTTCCAGCAGTAAGAAGAAGAAAGGTGGGAGTGGATTTCAAGTTGGCAAGAAAAAGTTGAAAACAAAGTTGAAAACGAAATTGACGTCATTGGAGAAAGCTAAAGCTGCCCAAGCAATGGAGATCGACAACTGA